In a single window of the Cupriavidus sp. P-10 genome:
- a CDS encoding tripartite tricarboxylate transporter substrate binding protein encodes MQRRHFLARAGLAAATAAIGLAAMPAQAQADKFPQRPIRLVIGYTAGGSTDIPFRVLAENASKILGQPVIVENKPGAGGVLPAQMMQATAPDGYTLAQVAMPVYRLPYTTKINWDPVKDLNYIINLAGYSFGLVVPADSPIKTMQEYVAYAKANPGKLTYGTPGSMTTLHLTMEELALKQGVQFSHIPYKGNAESMQALLGGHVMSVADTPAWAPYVEQGKLRLLSTWGEKRSARFPNVPTLKELGMGIVQTSPFGLVAPKGTDPKIVQKLHDAFKKAMEMPNYRESLAKFDMEPFYMNSQQYAQFAAETVKKEKAIIEKLGLAKPQ; translated from the coding sequence ATGCAACGCCGCCATTTCCTCGCCCGCGCGGGCCTCGCCGCCGCCACCGCAGCCATCGGCCTGGCCGCCATGCCTGCCCAGGCACAGGCCGACAAGTTCCCGCAGCGCCCGATCCGCCTGGTGATCGGCTATACCGCCGGCGGCTCCACCGACATCCCGTTCCGCGTCCTGGCCGAGAACGCGTCCAAGATCCTGGGCCAGCCGGTGATCGTCGAGAACAAGCCCGGCGCCGGTGGCGTGCTGCCCGCGCAGATGATGCAGGCGACCGCGCCCGACGGCTACACGCTGGCGCAGGTCGCCATGCCGGTCTACCGCCTGCCGTACACCACCAAGATCAACTGGGACCCGGTCAAGGACCTGAACTACATCATCAACCTCGCCGGCTATTCGTTCGGCCTGGTGGTGCCGGCCGATTCGCCGATCAAGACCATGCAGGAGTACGTCGCCTACGCCAAGGCCAATCCGGGCAAGCTGACCTATGGCACGCCAGGCAGCATGACCACGCTGCACCTGACCATGGAGGAGCTGGCGCTGAAGCAGGGCGTGCAGTTCTCGCACATCCCTTACAAGGGCAATGCGGAATCGATGCAGGCACTGCTGGGCGGCCACGTGATGTCGGTGGCCGATACGCCGGCCTGGGCGCCATACGTGGAGCAGGGCAAGCTGCGCCTGCTGTCGACCTGGGGCGAAAAGCGCTCGGCGCGCTTCCCCAACGTGCCGACGCTGAAGGAACTGGGCATGGGGATCGTGCAGACCTCGCCGTTCGGCCTGGTCGCGCCCAAGGGCACGGACCCGAAGATCGTGCAGAAGCTGCATGACGCCTTCAAGAAGGCGATGGAAATGCCCAACTACCGCGAATCGCTGGCCAAGTTCGACATGGAGCCGTTCTACATGAACAGCCAGCAGTACGCACAGTTCGCGGCCGAAACCGTCAAGAAGGAAAAGGCGATCATCGAGAAGCTTGGCCTGGCCAAGCCGCAGTAA
- a CDS encoding YbgC/FadM family acyl-CoA thioesterase, with protein MAKEEFRHTIPLRVRWSEVDPQSIVFNAHYLTYCDICVTEYWRALGIRYPEDVLHAHGVDIFVVKSTLEYHASARFDDELELRGRMARLGRSSMLFRVEMYRGDEHLITGEIVYVCADPATQQSAAIPGVVREIIEGYEVVKPAM; from the coding sequence ATGGCCAAAGAGGAGTTCCGCCACACCATCCCGCTGCGCGTGCGCTGGTCCGAAGTCGACCCCCAGTCGATCGTCTTCAATGCGCACTACCTGACCTATTGCGATATCTGCGTGACCGAGTACTGGCGTGCGCTGGGGATCCGCTATCCGGAGGACGTGCTGCACGCGCATGGCGTGGATATCTTCGTGGTCAAGTCCACGCTTGAATATCACGCGTCGGCGCGGTTTGACGATGAGCTGGAACTGCGAGGGCGCATGGCGCGGCTGGGGCGGTCCAGCATGTTGTTCCGGGTGGAGATGTACCGGGGCGACGAGCACCTGATCACCGGTGAAATCGTCTATGTGTGCGCGGACCCGGCGACGCAGCAGTCGGCGGCGATCCCGGGGGTGGTGCGGGAGATTATCGAAGGGTATGAGGTGGTGAAGCCGGCCATGTGA
- a CDS encoding PAAR domain-containing protein produces MMPDTRYALRNGDKTSTSGVLVATGRSVFHHDTTIGVEGDYATCPVCKAGGPVMNDCYPAFDIGGKQVLVSGAHVYCRCQTKPVVLPSQHDFTIEVNRLGRSIATNPGPSTILGETSYTGSHKCDELIVLVDEDGYPVAHQRYKITTENGWIHEGMTNEAGEASRISTDGPSKLTIELV; encoded by the coding sequence ATGATGCCAGATACTCGCTACGCACTCCGGAACGGAGACAAGACCAGCACTAGTGGCGTACTTGTCGCCACGGGCCGCAGCGTCTTCCACCATGACACGACGATAGGTGTGGAAGGTGACTACGCAACCTGCCCAGTCTGTAAAGCTGGCGGTCCTGTGATGAATGACTGCTACCCAGCTTTCGATATTGGCGGAAAGCAGGTATTGGTCAGTGGTGCGCACGTCTACTGCAGGTGCCAAACGAAGCCGGTCGTGCTGCCATCGCAACATGATTTCACCATCGAGGTAAACCGGCTAGGCCGCAGCATCGCTACCAACCCTGGGCCCTCCACGATTCTTGGTGAAACCAGTTATACGGGCAGTCATAAATGCGACGAGCTAATCGTTCTAGTGGACGAGGATGGCTATCCAGTGGCCCACCAGCGCTACAAAATCACCACAGAAAATGGATGGATTCATGAGGGCATGACCAACGAGGCCGGTGAAGCGAGTCGGATTAGCACCGATGGTCCGAGCAAGCTCACGATCGAATTGGTATGA